The Pedobacter frigiditerrae genomic sequence GTCTTAAAACAAAAAACCCTTATCAAATTAAGATAAGGGTTTAAATATATTTTGAACTTCGTCCAATGAACAATTGAACTAATGAACAATTTTATCCATTCAATGCAGCAGCACCACTCACAATCTCTGTCAACTCTGTTGTAATTGCAGCCTGACGAGCTTGGTTATAAGCTAATTTTAATGCTTTAATTAAATCACCAGCATTTTCTGTTGCTTTATCCATAGATGTCATACGAGCACCATGTTCTGAAGCATGAGAATCTAAAACCGCTTTATATAATTGAATTTTTATCGACTTAGGAATCAATTGAGTTACAATCTCTTCTTGGTTCGGCTCTAAAATATAATCAACGTTTGTAGTTTTAGCATCTGCAACTGGCTCGGCTTTTGGCAAAGGCAACAACTGTTCTGAAGTTAAAATTTGTACCGCAGCATTTTTAAATCTGTTGTAAACCAATTCTACTTTATCGAATTCGCCTTTAGCAAAACCTGTCATGATAGCGTCGGTAATTTTGCTAACGTTATCAAAGTTCAAAGCAGAATAAACCTCATTATTGTTCCCAATAATGTTGTAATTACGCTTCTCATAAAAATCCTGAGCTTTTTTACCAATTGCAACAATACTTACGTTGCCATTCTTAAGTTGCTCACTATATTTTTCGGCAATTAAATTATTCGCGGTTTTAATTACGTTCATGTTAAAAGCACCTGCCAAACCACGGTTTGATGATACCACCACCACCAATACTTTATTAGGCTCACGTTCCTGAATATAAGGAGAAGATGAACCTTCTAAACTTGCAGAAAGATTTCCTAAAATCTCTTTCAGTTTAGTAGCATACGGGCGTAACTGAACAATAGCATTGGTAGCACGTTTTAACTTCGCAGCCGAAACCATTTTCATAGCTTTGGTAATCTGCTGGGTAGATTGTACCGATGATATACGAATTCTTACTTCTTTTAAATTAGCCATTTTCTATTAAGTGAGTATCAAGATTTGAGTATCAAGTATCAAGATTTGGGCATAACCTGTCTTGATACTTGATACTTACTACTCGATACTTATTAGTATTTACTTGAAATCTCTTTTGCGACAGTTTCTAAAACGTTTACTGCATCATCTAACTTACCAGCTTTTAAAGAAGCTAAAGCTTCTGGATGACGTAATTCTAACGCTTGTAAAAACTCTGCTTCAAATTCTTTTACCTTGTTTACAGGAACAGAACGCATTAAGTTTTTAGTACCTAAGTAAACGATAGCAACTTGTTTCTCTACAGTAAATGGAGTAAACTGAGCTTGTTTTAACATCTCAACGTTACGAGCACCTTTATCTAAAACAGATTTTGTAGCCGCATCTAAATCAGAACCGAATTTAGAGAAAGCCTCTAATTCACGGTATTGTGCCTGATCTAATTTTAAAGTACCAGCTACTTTTTTCATTGATTTAATTTGAGCATTACCACCCACACGTGATACCGAGATACCTACGTTAATAGCTGGACGAATACCTGAGTTAAACAAGTTAGATTCTAGGAATATCTGACCATCAGTAATCGAAATTACGTTAGTTGGAATATATGCAGAAACGTCACCAGCTTGAGTTTCGATAATTGGTAAAGCAGTTAATGAACCACCACCTTTAACAATCCCTTTTAATGATTCTGGTAAATCATTCATTGCTTGTGCAATCTCATCGTTAGAGTTGATTTTAGCAGCACGCTCTAATAAACGACTGTGAAGATAGAAAACGTCACCTGGATAAGCCTCACGACCTGGAGGACGACGTAACAATAACGACACCTCACGGTAAGCAACAGCTTGTTTTGACAAATCATCATAAACAATTAAAGCTGGGCGACCAGTATCACGGAAAAACTCACCAATTGCAGCACCAGCAAATGGAGCATAAAATTGCAATGGAGCAGGTTCAGCAGCAGAAGCAGCAACAACAACTGTATAAGCCATTGCACCGTTTTCTTCTAAAGTACGAACAACGTTTGCAACAGTACTTGCTTTCTGACCACAAGCTACATATATACAGAATACAGGGTTACCTGCTTCATAAAATTCTTTTTGATTGATGATAGTATCAATACAAACAGCAGTTTTACCAATCTGACGGTCACCAATAACCAACTCACGTTGACCACGACCAATTGGAATCATTGCATCAATTGCTTTTATACCTGTTTGTAAAGGCTCAGTAACTGGCTGACGATAAATTACACCTGGTGCTTTACGCTCCAAAGGCATTTCGTAAGTTTGACCTAAGATTGGTCCTTTACCATCGATAGGCTCGCCAAGTGTGTTTACAACACGACCTAACATACCTTCACCAACTTTAATAGAGGCAATTTTTTTAGTACGTTTAATAGTATCACCTTCTTTGATTTCGTCTGATGGGCCTAACAAAACCACACCCACGTTATCCTCTTCAAGGTTCAATACAATACCTTGCAACCCGTTAGCAAACTCAACTAACTCGCCACTTTGAACTTTAGTTAAGCCGTAAACACGAGCAATACCATCACCCACTTGTAATACGGTACCAACTTCTTCAAGTTCAGCTTCTGATTTAAAGCCTGACAATTGTTGTCTGATAATTGCCGAAACTTCGTCTGGTCTTACCTCTACCATAATTTTTATTTTGATTTCTTTTTGAAAATGTAAATCTTGTACTCTTTTGTTATTCCTGTCCCTCTTTCCGCTTTACTTCGTGTCCGCTTCAATCGGGTTTATATTTTACGTTCAGTAGTTCTTAGCTCGCTTTTAATAGCAACTAGTAAACACCTTGCGCAAATTCTTTTTTCAACTTATTTAAGCCGCTAGAAATACTAGCATCAAATTGTTTGTCGCCAACTTTTAAAATAAAGCCACCAATTAATTTTTCGTCAACTTTTTCTTTAACGATAACTTCATTAGCACCCATTTCTTTTTTAACCAAGGCAACAATTTCAGCTTTAGTAGCATCATTTAATGCAATTGCAGATGTTACTTCAGCAGTTACAATACCTTTAATAAAATTATATTGACTGATGAACTGTTTAGAAGTTTCAAATAAAATTCCAGCTCTACCTTTATTAACTACAAGTTTTAAAAAGCTTTGGGTAATTTGATGAACCTTGTTACCAAAAACATCATTCAAAATACCTGCTTTTTTATCTAAAGGCACAATTGGATTTTTTAAAATCGCTTCTAGTTCGCTGTTGTTATCTACAACCTCTTCAAATAACACCATATCATTCATCATATCCTGCAAAGCGTTTTGCTCTGTAGAAAGGTCGATTAATGATTTTGCGTATCTGCTTGCTGCTTTACTTGACATATTTTTTATTTTGAGATTTGAGATTTGAGATTTGAGATTTGAGAAATGCTTCTCTATCTATACCAGTCTCACATCTCATATCTAGTGTCTCAAATCTAACTTAGTTTAACTCCACATCTTTCAACAGGCTGTTAACCAAATCCTGTTGTTTTGCTTTATCATCTAACTGGCTACGTAAAACGCGTTCTGCAATATCTAACGATAAAGTAGACACCTGTCCTTTTAATTCAGCCAATGCTGCTTTCTTTTGATTTTCAATCTCGATACGAGCTTTTTCAATCAATTTAGCACCTTCAGTTTGAGCTGAAGTTTTTGCTTCGTTAACAATGCTATCTTTAAGAATTTTAGCTTCTTTTAAAATCTCATCGCGTTCTGCACGGGCTTGTTTCATTAACTCTTCATTCTGAGAAGTTAAACGAGCCATTTCTTGCTTAGCTAATTCAGCTTTGTTTAACGCGTCATCAATAGATTGCTCACGTTCTTTAATAGCAGCCAATACTGGTTTCCAAGCAAACTTGCCTAAAAGGAACATTAACAATAAAAATGCTATTGTTTGAAATACAACTAAACCAACTTCAGGTATTAATAAATCCATTTCTGTATATATTATAATTTTTTCTTGTTTCAAATAATAACCATTCTGTAAAACAATCTTCTACAGAATGGTTAAGGGTGTTATTACATTAACGCAACAACAACCGCGAATAAAGCAACCGCCTCAACGAAGGCAGCAGCGATTAACATCGCAGTTTGAATTTTTGAGGCAGCTTCTGGTTGACGAGCGATACCGTCCATAGCAGAACCACCAATACGACCGATACCTAGACCAGCGCCAATCGCAGCTAATCCTGCACCTACTGCAGCAATACTTCCTGTAATCATGATTTTATATATTAATTGTTTTTAAAAAATATTCTAATTAGTGGTGGTGTTCTTCTACTGCCATTCCAATAAATAAGGCAGATAGAATTGTAAATATAAACGCTTGAATAAATGCAACCATTAATTCAATTCCTCCAATAAAGATGGCGAACGGAATAGAAGCTGCAGAAACCCAAATACTGTTGAAGACGAAGATTAGGCAAATTAACGAAAGCACCAAAATGTGACCCGCTGTAATGTTTGCAAACAAACGTATCATTAATGCAATTGGCTTAGTAAAAATACCAATCAATTCTAATGGCATTAAAAATATCTTCATTGGAACTGGCACACCTGGCATCCAAAAGATGTGTTTCCAGTAGTGCTTGTTACCATTAAATATCGTGATTAAGAAAGTAGTAACCGCTAGAACCATAGTTACCGCAATGTTTCCTGTTAAGTTTGCACCACCTGGTAAGAAAGGAACTAATCCTAACATGTTATTAAACCAGATGAAAAAGAAAACAGTTAATAGATATGGCATGAAACGCTCATGTTTATGACCTAAGTTTGGCTTAGCAATATCGTCACGAACGAAAAGAATGATTGGCTCTAACCAAGACTGTAATCCTTTTGGAGATTTACCTTGACGTTTTTTGTATCCGTTAGCAACGCTGATAAACACCACCAACAATAAAACTACCGAAAGTAATAACGTACAAGTGTTTTTAGTTAATGAAAAATCTAAAGGACGAGCATTTTTTGCATGATGTTTTTCATCCAACTCTACATATTGACCGTGCTCATTTGCAGTTGCAGAAGCCAAATAAATTTTCTCATGCATTTTAACGAAACGCTCTCCGTTTCTTTCAACTACAACTTTAGCATCATCATCATGATGAAAATCACTATCATTAAAGGTTACAACTTTGCCGTTTGCATATAGAATAATTGGTAAACCAATATAGGTTTCACCAATTACATGCCAACTATGAGAATCAGCGATGTGATGTAAGGCAAACTTACCAATCTCAAACTTTTTCTTCTCTGATGTTTCAGCATGAGTTTCCTCAGCTTTATGAGCAGTATCAACTTGTGCTTTTGCACCAAGCGAAACCATCAAAAACGCCGAAAAAAGCGTAAAAACAACAATTAACCTTCTAAACTTAAACTCAAAAACGTGGCTACAATCCATTTACTCGCAGATTTTTACTATTTATTTTGGTGGCGCAAGTTACGTAACAAACCGTATATTTCAAAGAAGGTGAACAATAAATATAAAGAAAAAAAGTTGAAAATGAAAACCAAGTCCTTTTCATCAGTATTTACGCCACTAATTAGGACTTTTTTTCTTGTATTTAGACTGTATATCAACACGAAAGCCATAGAGAAAAGCATCTTCACTGCAATTGACCCCATAATTGCTAAAACCCCAGTTTCGGGATTACGTTTGATACCTAAAAAAGCTAAAATAAAAGCCACAAAAGTCAATCCACCCAAAAAGCTAAAAACCAACCAAAACTTGTCGGCTAAAAGTTTAACGTCAGTAAATAGATGAGGTAATGATAAAGCAATACCAGCAAGCAATGCCGTGTATAAAACGTAATATAAAATGAATCGTTGTAAACCCAAACCCTTAAATTTTAGCAAAGGTAATATTTAAATCGTTGTGCTTTTTGAAACTTACAAGATTTTGCCAAGAACCACTGCCGCTGTAATATAAACCTTATTGAAGCGGAAAGCTCCCTTTTTTCTAGGGACTTGCAGCGCAAAGAAGGGCTATAATTGCCAAAAGCTCTACACATTCTTTTTCAATGAAATTTAATTGCTGTCTTTATTTAGGGAGCGCACCACTTGATACAAAGAAATAATAACACCTACCAAACCCAAAATAGCGGTAAAGATAAATTTACTACCTCCCCTATGTTCATCAATTTTATAACCAATAAAGGAAAATAAGCCAATTGTTGCCAACATTTGAAAAGCAATACCAGAATACTTTGCAAAATTAGTCGCTTGTTTTTTTGGCTCACTGTCTTTCGGGTTCATCATATTAAATTATCTGTATAAAAATATACCTATTTATTAAGAATTAATGGGCGAATAAAATATTTTTGCATACATTTTGTTATATTGTATTCATACACAAACTATAGATTCTTGAACAAACTTTCGAAAATTAGTTTTAAATTCTTTTTGGCCTGTCTAAGCATTACTGCTTTGTATGCTTGTTCTACGCAAAAAGATAATCCAACAAATAGGGGTTTACAAAATCTATCTGCTAGGTATAACTATATCTATAACTCAAATGTTTTATTAAACACTTATCAGGATGAGCTTTCTTCGAGCTATCAAGACAAATTTGATGAGTTTTTATCTGTTTATATAGCACCAACCACTGCCGATTTTATCACTACAACCGCTCCTGTAGGGAATGTTAAGGCATTAGATGAAATTACTCAAAAGGCGCAAATGATTATCGCCGAAAAAGGCTTGAGCAATTATGTGGATGAAGCTTATATGCTGTTGGCCAAAACGAATTTTTACAAGGGAAGTTATTTTACCGCTACAGAATATTTTGATTATACAGCTAAGGCATACAAGAAAGACAAAAAGGTTTACTTGGCCGCAATGACTTGGAAAGCGAGAAGCTTAA encodes the following:
- the atpG gene encoding ATP synthase F1 subunit gamma, with translation MANLKEVRIRISSVQSTQQITKAMKMVSAAKLKRATNAIVQLRPYATKLKEILGNLSASLEGSSSPYIQEREPNKVLVVVVSSNRGLAGAFNMNVIKTANNLIAEKYSEQLKNGNVSIVAIGKKAQDFYEKRNYNIIGNNNEVYSALNFDNVSKITDAIMTGFAKGEFDKVELVYNRFKNAAVQILTSEQLLPLPKAEPVADAKTTNVDYILEPNQEEIVTQLIPKSIKIQLYKAVLDSHASEHGARMTSMDKATENAGDLIKALKLAYNQARQAAITTELTEIVSGAAALNG
- the atpA gene encoding F0F1 ATP synthase subunit alpha, with the translated sequence MVEVRPDEVSAIIRQQLSGFKSEAELEEVGTVLQVGDGIARVYGLTKVQSGELVEFANGLQGIVLNLEEDNVGVVLLGPSDEIKEGDTIKRTKKIASIKVGEGMLGRVVNTLGEPIDGKGPILGQTYEMPLERKAPGVIYRQPVTEPLQTGIKAIDAMIPIGRGQRELVIGDRQIGKTAVCIDTIINQKEFYEAGNPVFCIYVACGQKASTVANVVRTLEENGAMAYTVVVAASAAEPAPLQFYAPFAGAAIGEFFRDTGRPALIVYDDLSKQAVAYREVSLLLRRPPGREAYPGDVFYLHSRLLERAAKINSNDEIAQAMNDLPESLKGIVKGGGSLTALPIIETQAGDVSAYIPTNVISITDGQIFLESNLFNSGIRPAINVGISVSRVGGNAQIKSMKKVAGTLKLDQAQYRELEAFSKFGSDLDAATKSVLDKGARNVEMLKQAQFTPFTVEKQVAIVYLGTKNLMRSVPVNKVKEFEAEFLQALELRHPEALASLKAGKLDDAVNVLETVAKEISSKY
- the atpH gene encoding ATP synthase F1 subunit delta encodes the protein MSSKAASRYAKSLIDLSTEQNALQDMMNDMVLFEEVVDNNSELEAILKNPIVPLDKKAGILNDVFGNKVHQITQSFLKLVVNKGRAGILFETSKQFISQYNFIKGIVTAEVTSAIALNDATKAEIVALVKKEMGANEVIVKEKVDEKLIGGFILKVGDKQFDASISSGLNKLKKEFAQGVY
- a CDS encoding F0F1 ATP synthase subunit B is translated as MDLLIPEVGLVVFQTIAFLLLMFLLGKFAWKPVLAAIKEREQSIDDALNKAELAKQEMARLTSQNEELMKQARAERDEILKEAKILKDSIVNEAKTSAQTEGAKLIEKARIEIENQKKAALAELKGQVSTLSLDIAERVLRSQLDDKAKQQDLVNSLLKDVELN
- the atpE gene encoding ATP synthase F0 subunit C, whose product is MTGSIAAVGAGLAAIGAGLGIGRIGGSAMDGIARQPEAASKIQTAMLIAAAFVEAVALFAVVVALM
- the atpB gene encoding F0F1 ATP synthase subunit A; protein product: MDCSHVFEFKFRRLIVVFTLFSAFLMVSLGAKAQVDTAHKAEETHAETSEKKKFEIGKFALHHIADSHSWHVIGETYIGLPIILYANGKVVTFNDSDFHHDDDAKVVVERNGERFVKMHEKIYLASATANEHGQYVELDEKHHAKNARPLDFSLTKNTCTLLLSVVLLLVVFISVANGYKKRQGKSPKGLQSWLEPIILFVRDDIAKPNLGHKHERFMPYLLTVFFFIWFNNMLGLVPFLPGGANLTGNIAVTMVLAVTTFLITIFNGNKHYWKHIFWMPGVPVPMKIFLMPLELIGIFTKPIALMIRLFANITAGHILVLSLICLIFVFNSIWVSAASIPFAIFIGGIELMVAFIQAFIFTILSALFIGMAVEEHHH
- a CDS encoding AtpZ/AtpI family protein codes for the protein MMNPKDSEPKKQATNFAKYSGIAFQMLATIGLFSFIGYKIDEHRGGSKFIFTAILGLVGVIISLYQVVRSLNKDSN